A window of the Kosakonia sp. BYX6 genome harbors these coding sequences:
- a CDS encoding MGMT family protein, producing MDTQDSFPQRVWQIVAAIPEGYVTTYGDVAKLAGSPRAARQVGGVLKRLPEGSTLPWHRVVNRHGRISLTGPDLQRQRQALLAEGIVVSGSGQIDLQHYRWVY from the coding sequence ATGGATACGCAGGATTCTTTCCCACAACGGGTTTGGCAAATTGTTGCCGCCATACCGGAAGGCTATGTCACGACTTACGGTGATGTGGCAAAACTGGCCGGATCGCCGCGGGCGGCGCGGCAAGTTGGCGGCGTGCTCAAACGCTTGCCAGAAGGCAGCACACTGCCGTGGCATCGGGTGGTGAATCGTCATGGCCGCATTTCGCTGACCGGGCCGGATTTACAGCGTCAACGGCAGGCTTTACTGGCAGAGGGGATTGTCGTGTCGGGAAGCGGGCAAATTGATTTACAACATTACCGCTGGGTTTACTAA
- a CDS encoding YbaY family lipoprotein, whose product MKLVHMLSGLAVAVALSACAQKGSDIPTPAPNPNAPAATNKPAITQPSVTGSVWIRQKVALPPDAVLTVTVSDASQADAPSKVLAQKAVRTEGKQAPFSFVLPFNPADIQPNARILLSAAITVDDKMVFITDTVKPVINQGGTKVDLTLVPVQQTAVPLQQSGGAPTTVPSTSPTQVNPSEATPAPTQY is encoded by the coding sequence ATGAAACTCGTGCACATGTTAAGTGGTTTAGCAGTCGCAGTCGCGTTATCTGCTTGCGCCCAAAAAGGCAGTGATATCCCGACGCCTGCCCCTAACCCGAATGCGCCTGCAGCAACCAATAAACCGGCGATTACGCAACCGAGCGTGACGGGTTCCGTTTGGATCCGCCAGAAAGTGGCGCTGCCGCCGGATGCGGTATTAACCGTGACGGTTTCTGATGCATCGCAGGCGGATGCGCCGTCGAAAGTGCTGGCGCAAAAAGCGGTACGTACCGAAGGTAAACAGGCGCCGTTTAGCTTTGTGTTGCCGTTTAACCCGGCCGACATTCAGCCGAACGCCCGTATCCTGCTGAGCGCGGCGATCACCGTCGACGATAAGATGGTCTTTATCACCGATACGGTTAAGCCGGTTATCAACCAGGGCGGTACCAAAGTTGACCTGACGCTGGTACCGGTACAGCAAACCGCCGTACCGCTGCAACAGAGCGGTGGCGCGCCAACCACTGTGCCGTCAACGTCGCCAACGCAGGTTAACCCGTCTGAAGCCACCCCGGCCCCGACACAGTACTAA
- the tesB gene encoding acyl-CoA thioesterase II, which yields MSQALSNLLALLNLEKIEEGLFRGQSEDLGLRQVFGGQVVGQALYAAKETVPADRLVHSFHSYFLRPGDSQKPIVYDVEVLRDGNSFSARRVAAIQNGKPIFYMTASFQAPEPGYEHQKTMPPAPAPDSLKSETEIARDLSHLLPPGVKEKFLSDKPLEIRPVEFHNPLKGHVADPLRQVWIRANGVVEEDFRIHQYLLGYASDFNFLPVALQPHGVGFLERGMQVATIDHSMWFHRPFNMNEWLLYSVESTSASSARGFVRGEFYTQDGVLVASSVQEGVMRNRS from the coding sequence ATGAGTCAGGCGCTATCTAATCTGCTGGCATTATTAAATCTGGAAAAAATTGAAGAGGGTCTGTTTCGTGGGCAGAGTGAAGACTTAGGCTTACGCCAGGTCTTTGGTGGCCAGGTGGTGGGTCAGGCGCTGTATGCTGCGAAAGAGACGGTTCCCGCCGACCGTTTGGTTCACTCCTTCCACAGCTATTTCTTGCGCCCAGGCGACAGCCAAAAACCGATTGTTTATGACGTGGAAGTGCTGCGCGATGGCAACAGTTTTAGCGCCCGCCGCGTGGCGGCAATCCAGAACGGGAAACCGATTTTCTATATGACGGCCTCGTTCCAGGCACCGGAACCGGGCTACGAACATCAGAAAACCATGCCGCCTGCGCCTGCGCCGGATTCGCTGAAGTCTGAAACGGAGATCGCCCGCGATCTCTCCCATCTGCTGCCGCCAGGCGTGAAAGAGAAGTTCCTCAGCGATAAACCGCTGGAGATCCGCCCGGTCGAGTTCCATAACCCGCTGAAAGGCCATGTCGCCGATCCGCTGCGCCAGGTATGGATCCGCGCCAATGGCGTAGTGGAAGAGGATTTCCGCATTCATCAGTATCTGCTGGGTTACGCGTCGGACTTCAACTTCCTGCCGGTGGCATTGCAGCCGCACGGTGTGGGTTTCCTGGAACGCGGTATGCAGGTCGCGACGATCGACCACTCCATGTGGTTCCACCGCCCGTTTAATATGAACGAGTGGCTGCTTTACAGCGTGGAGAGCACGTCGGCGTCGAGTGCACGCGGTTTTGTGCGCGGTGAGTTTTATACGCAGGATGGTGTGCTGGTCGCCTCCAGCGTGCAGGAAGGCGTGATGCGTAACCGCAGTTAA
- the amtB gene encoding ammonium transporter AmtB, giving the protein MKNTTLKTTLATLALLPGLAMAAPAVADKADNGFMMICTALVLFMSIPGIALFYGGLIRGKNVLSMLTQVAVTFALVCILWVVYGYSLAFGEGNSFFGSFNWAMLKNIELTAVMGSIYQYIHVAFQGSFACITVGLIVGALAERIRFSAVLIFVVVWLTLSYVPIAHMVWGGGLLAAHGALDFAGGTVVHINAAIAGLVGAYLIGKRVGFGKEAFKPHNLPMVFTGTAILYVGWFGFNAGSAGSANEIAALAFVNTVVATAAAILAWVFGEWVVRGKPSLLGACSGAIAGLVGITPACGYVGVGGALIVGLVAGLAGLWGVTALKRMLRVDDPCDVFGVHGVCGIVGCILTGIFASTSLGGVGFAEGVTMGHQVLVQLESIALTIVWSGVVAFIGYKLADMTVGLRVPEDQEREGLDVNSHGENAYNA; this is encoded by the coding sequence ATGAAAAACACAACATTAAAAACAACGCTTGCAACGCTCGCTCTGTTGCCTGGCCTTGCAATGGCGGCTCCCGCTGTCGCCGATAAAGCCGATAACGGTTTTATGATGATCTGCACCGCGCTGGTGCTGTTCATGTCAATTCCAGGTATTGCTCTGTTCTACGGCGGCCTGATCCGCGGTAAAAACGTGCTTTCCATGCTGACGCAGGTTGCTGTTACCTTCGCGCTGGTCTGCATTCTCTGGGTGGTTTATGGCTACTCGCTGGCGTTCGGCGAGGGCAACAGCTTCTTCGGCAGCTTCAACTGGGCGATGCTAAAAAACATCGAACTGACCGCCGTGATGGGCAGCATCTATCAGTACATTCACGTCGCGTTCCAGGGCTCTTTCGCCTGTATTACCGTCGGGCTGATTGTCGGTGCGCTGGCTGAACGTATTCGTTTCTCCGCCGTGCTGATTTTTGTGGTGGTGTGGCTGACGCTCTCTTATGTGCCGATTGCGCACATGGTGTGGGGTGGCGGTCTGCTGGCAGCCCACGGCGCGCTGGATTTCGCAGGCGGTACCGTTGTGCACATCAACGCCGCTATCGCGGGCCTGGTCGGTGCCTACCTGATTGGCAAACGTGTGGGCTTTGGCAAAGAAGCGTTTAAACCGCATAACCTGCCGATGGTCTTCACCGGTACCGCAATCCTGTATGTTGGCTGGTTCGGCTTCAACGCCGGTTCTGCGGGTTCCGCTAACGAAATCGCTGCGCTGGCGTTCGTGAACACCGTTGTTGCGACCGCTGCCGCCATCCTCGCCTGGGTGTTCGGTGAGTGGGTGGTGCGCGGTAAACCGTCACTGTTGGGCGCATGCTCCGGTGCCATCGCTGGCCTGGTCGGTATCACCCCGGCGTGTGGTTATGTCGGTGTTGGCGGCGCGCTGATTGTCGGCCTGGTTGCCGGTCTGGCGGGTCTGTGGGGTGTGACGGCGCTGAAACGTATGCTGCGCGTTGACGACCCCTGTGACGTGTTCGGTGTGCACGGCGTGTGCGGTATCGTGGGTTGTATCTTGACCGGTATCTTCGCCTCGACTTCACTGGGCGGCGTGGGCTTCGCAGAAGGCGTGACCATGGGCCATCAAGTGCTGGTGCAGCTGGAAAGTATCGCCCTGACTATCGTGTGGTCCGGTGTTGTGGCCTTTATCGGTTACAAACTGGCTGACATGACCGTGGGTCTGCGTGTACCGGAAGATCAAGAGCGTGAAGGCCTGGACGTCAACAGCCACGGCGAAAACGCCTACAACGCCTGA
- the glnK gene encoding P-II family nitrogen regulator, producing the protein MKLVTVVIKPFKLEDVREALSSIGIQGLTVTEVKGFGRQKGHAELYRGAEYSVNFLPKVKIDVAIADDQLDEVIDVISKAAYTGKIGDGKIFVAELQRVIRIRTGEADEAAL; encoded by the coding sequence ATGAAGCTGGTTACCGTGGTGATTAAACCATTCAAACTCGAAGACGTTCGTGAAGCACTGTCTTCTATAGGTATTCAAGGGCTGACCGTGACCGAAGTGAAAGGCTTCGGGCGTCAGAAGGGTCACGCCGAGCTATACCGTGGTGCGGAATATAGCGTCAATTTCCTGCCAAAAGTGAAAATTGATGTGGCGATCGCTGACGATCAGCTTGATGAAGTCATTGATGTCATCAGCAAAGCGGCCTACACCGGAAAAATTGGCGACGGTAAAATTTTCGTTGCCGAACTGCAACGCGTCATTCGTATTCGTACCGGCGAAGCCGACGAAGCGGCACTGTAA